TTCGATTCATTTCAAGGCCGCGATTCCGCATCGCTTCCAGAACAACGGCCCCATCGTCGCCGAACTGCTGGTGGTGTGGTCGCCCGCATAACCCGCGAAAGCTGGAAGAACTTGTTAACCAGACAGGCTCAATTTCATTGGACGAGTAAGTATCAGGTGCGCTATCCCTGTTTCCAAAGCGAAACATTTGCGTCCGATCGGCTGGCTCTCCGAGCTTGCCCAGTCAGAAGTAATGATAAAGGTCCGGAGGATGACTAATGGAATACGATCTTAAAATTGCCAACGGCACAATTATCGACGGCACCGGACAGCCGGGAGTCACTGGCGACTTAGCGATTAAGGATGGAAAGATCGCAGCGTCGGGAAAAGCGCCGGGCAAGGCGCGCGATACGATCGACGCGCGCGGCAAGATCGTGGCTCCCGGATTCATCGACATACACACCCATTACGACGCGCAGGTGATGTGGGATCGGATGATGACGATCTCGCCATGGCGCGGAGTCACCACGGTGGTAACGGGCAATTGCGGTTTCGGCGTGGCGCCCACCCGGCCCGAGCATCGCGGCCTGATCATGCGCACGCTCGAGAAGGTCGAGGGCATGAGCCTGGCGGCGCTCGAGGAAGGCCTCGGCTACAACTGGCCGTTCGAGAGTTTTGGCCAGTACCTCGACGCGGTCGAGCGGCGCGGGACGGCAATCAACTTCGGCGCGCTGGTAGGACATACGCCGATTCGGATGTATGTGATGGGCGAGGAATCGACCGAGCGCCCTGCCGCGGAAGCGGAGATCGCGCAAATGCGGGAGATCGTGCGGAGCGCGATGAAGGCCGGCGCGCTTGGCTTTGCCACTTCGAAATCGCAGACCCATGTCGGCTACAGCGGCAAGCCGGTGCCGAGCCGGGCGGCGGATGTCGCGGAAATCAAGGCGCTCGCCGCGGTCCTGGGCGAGATGGGCGAGGGCATCATCCAGGCCACCGTGGGGCGCGAACTTTTCTTGAAGGAATTCGTCGAGATCGCGCAGGCGACCGGGCGCCCAGTAACGTGGACGGCGTTGCTGGCCGGGATGTCCGGCATGGCCGGACCCGACAGCCATCAGAAACTACTCCGCGAGTCGGAGGCGATCTTCGACCGCGGCATCGCGGTCGTCCCGCAGGTCACTTGTCGCCCGCTCAACTTCGAGTTTACTTTCAAGGAGCCTTTCCTTTTCGAAAGTATGCCGGTGTTCGCCGGGATCTCGGCGGCGGATCTTGAAGGCAAGAAGCTGATCTATGC
This window of the Candidatus Binatus sp. genome carries:
- a CDS encoding amidohydrolase family protein, encoding MEYDLKIANGTIIDGTGQPGVTGDLAIKDGKIAASGKAPGKARDTIDARGKIVAPGFIDIHTHYDAQVMWDRMMTISPWRGVTTVVTGNCGFGVAPTRPEHRGLIMRTLEKVEGMSLAALEEGLGYNWPFESFGQYLDAVERRGTAINFGALVGHTPIRMYVMGEESTERPAAEAEIAQMREIVRSAMKAGALGFATSKSQTHVGYSGKPVPSRAADVAEIKALAAVLGEMGEGIIQATVGRELFLKEFVEIAQATGRPVTWTALLAGMSGMAGPDSHQKLLRESEAIFDRGIAVVPQVTCRPLNFEFTFKEPFLFESMPVFAGISAADLEGKKLIYATTDFRGAFKSKAGAESGGPFSNRWDRTTISYCPSDPSLEERVVSEVARERRCDPIDLALDLALASNLEARFRMSIFNDDEDQVAELLHGRGTVLGLSDAGAHASQLCDACFSTYLLQRWVREKKAISLERAIWMLTARPAEVFGIKDRGRLEVGLAADVTVFDPDKVGCSKLRRVNDMPGGQDRLVADASGIDAVIVNGTLIRHHGKDAVATDGPLPGRVLRHGSASQAA